GCCAACGCCATCGCCCTGACCAAGATCATGGACGGTGTCGAGATCTTCGAGCCCGACTGGGCCGACATCGACAAGAACCTGACGGCGTACGTCGAGGACTGGAAGTCCGCCACCGGCAGTTGAGCTCCCCGCCCACGCACGAACCTCCGGAGGATCACGTGTCATCGCGCATCTCCCGCCGCTCGCTGCTTCTCTCCGCGGCCGCCCTCGCCACCGCCGTGGGCCCGCTCGCCACCGCCGCCCGCGCCGCCGCCAGGACCCCGAAGGTCCTCGTCGTCGGCCTCGACGGCACCCTCCTCGACCGGATCAAGGACGCCGACGCCCCGAGCCTCGACGCCCTGATGGCCGCCGGCCTCACCGCCCCCAGCAGCATCTACGCCAACCCCCTCGCGCCCACCCTGTCGGGCCCCGGCTGGTCCACGATCATCACCGGCGTCTGGCCCGACAAGCACAACGTGAAGGACAACACCTTCAGCGGCGCCCGGTTCGCCCAGTACCCCGACTTCCTGACCCGGATCGAGACCGCGAAGCCGTCCCTGTCGACGTACGCCGTCTCGTCCTGGGCGCCGATCACCGACACCGTCTTCTCGTCGAAGGTCGACACCCGGGTGTCCACGCCGAGCGCCGAGTACGACACCGGCACCACCGCCCGTGCCGTGGCCCGGCTGAGAGACGGCAACCCCGACGCCGTCTTCGTGCAGCTCGACAACGTCGACCACGCGGGCCACAGTTACGGCGCCGCCAGCCAGCAGTACCTGGACGCGATCCACGGCGTCGACACCCAGGTCGGACAGCTGGTCGCCGCGATCAAGTCCCGTGCCACGTACGCCGGGGAGGACTGGCTGATCCTGGTCACCGCCGACCACGGGCACACCGACGCGGGCGGCCACGGCGGCTCCAGCTGGCCCGAGCGGCAGACGTTCCTCATCGCCAATGGGTCTGCGGTGGCGGGCGGTTCGGTGCGCCACGACGTGAAGATGCCGGACGTCGCCGCCTCCGCGCTCGCCCACCTCGGCATTCCCGTCGATCCCGCCTGGGGCCTCGACGGACGTCCGCTGCAGCAGCCCTCCCCGGACGACTTCGACGCGCTGCGCCCGCAGTTGTCGACCCGCGTGGACGAGACCGGCATCGGCACCGGCGTCCTCGGCTTCACGCACACCCCGCCCGCCGGCTGGTCCATCGACAACTCCGCGATGGGCGGCGGCGGAGTCACCGAGTGGCGCGGCTGGTCGTTCACCACGGACGAGTTCTGGACCAAGGCGCAGGCCGACCAGCAGCGCGAGTGCAACGTGCGGGCCCGCGACGTCTTCGCGGTGGCCGACGGCGACGAGTGGTCCGACAAGACCCCCACCGGCACCTTCGACTCGACCCTGATCAGCCCCGCGTACCCGGTGACCGGAGGCACGACGGCCACCCTCACCTACACCACCTTCTACCGGCAGGAGTCCCCGCAGCAGGGCGAGGTGCTCGTCTCCTACGACGGGAGGACACCGGTGACCGTGAAGACGTACACCTCCGATGTCCCCTCCCGGACCGAGACGGTCACCCTCCAGATTCCGGCGGGTGCGACCAGTGCCCGGGTCCGCTTCCGGTACACCGGCGGCAACAACTGGTACTGGGTGATCGACGGGGTCAAGATCAGCGCGGCTTGATTAGGCTGTGGGCGTCGGCACACCGTCGTACCGGCGCCCCAGCACCCTTGCGTAAGTACGGCAGGAGATCGGCACATGGCAGAGCGCAAGCCCATCGAATCGTGGCTCACCGACATGGACGGTGTGCTCATCCACGAGGGCGTGCCGATCCCCGGCGCCGACGCCTTCATCAAGAAGCTGCGCGAGTCCGGCCGGCCCTTCCTGGTGCTCACCAACAACTCCATCTACACCGCCCGTGACCTGCACGCCCGCCTCCAGCGGATGGGTCTGGACGTGCCGGTGGAGAACATCTGGACCTCCGCCCTGGCCACCGCCAAGTTCCTGGAGGACCAGCGGCCCGGCGGCACGGCGTACGTCATCGGCGAGGCGGGCCTGACCACGGCGCTGCACGACATCGGGTACGTGCTCACCGACCACGAGCCGGACTACGTCGTCCTCGGCGAGACGCGCACCTACTCCTTCGAGGCCATGACGAAGGCCGTGCGGCTCATCAACAACGGGGCCCGTTTCATCTGCACCAACCCCGACGAGACCGGCCCCTCCACCGAGGGCCCGCTGCCCGCGACCGGCGCGGTCGCCGCGCTGATCACCAAGGCGACCGGCAAGCAGCCCTACTTCGCTGGCAAGCCGAACCCGCTGATGATGCGGACGGGCCTCAACGCCATCGGCGCGCACTCCGAGACCAGCGCGATGATCGGCGACCGCATGGACACCGACGTCCTCGCCGGACTGGAGGCCGGGATGGAGACGTACCTCGTCCTCACCGGGCTGACCACGCCCGCGGAGATCGAGAAGTACCCCTACCGGCCGTCGAAGATCGTGGACTCGATCGCGGACCTCGTCGACCGGATCTGATCCCGCGCGAGAACCACGAGAACCGCGTTCACGCGCGAGTACCGCGAGGAACCCGAACTCGTACGGAGCAGTCGGCGCGCTCCCCGGATGCGCCCGCCCGGCCCGAGGAGGAGTCTCCAGGTATCTGGAGGTTCACGATGGGTTCACTGCGACTCGCTCTCTGTGCCGGGGCGGTGGTCGCCGCTGCGTTCACCCCCGATGCGTACGCCGCGGGGGTGGGCGTCTCCGTGACGCCCGCGTCCCCCGTCGCCGGCAGCGACATCCGGCTGACGGCGCAGGGCTGCGCGGGGCGGACGGGAACGGCCGTGTCCGCTGCGTTCGTCGCGGACGCCCGGCTCACCGGCGCCGCGCCCGACGGCGCGCTCGTCGGCGAGACGCGCGTCCGCTCCTCGCTGGCACCCGGCACGTACGACATCAAGGTCGGCTGCGACGGCCACGACGGCAAGGTGACGGGCAGGATCACCGTCCCCGGGGCCACCGTCCCAGGGTCGTCCTCCTCTTCCTCCTTGGCTCCCGCGTCGCCCGTCGCCCCCGTCCACGCGGGCGGCGGCGGCACCGCGCATCTGGCGTCGGTGAACGCCGCGCACGCCGTGGACGTCCGCAACACCGGACCGGGCACCCGGCAGGCGGTGATCGGCCTCGTCCTCGCGAGCGTCGCCGCGTTCGCCGTGGCGATGCGGAGCACTCGCCGGAACCAGGACGCGGACTGACGGACAGCTGAGATGTCAGAACGTTTCGCGATGTCCGAACGGTCCGAGCGGGAGCGTTCCTCCGGCACCGCGCGCCTGCTGATGGGGGTCGCCTGGGTGGTGCTGCTGCTCGGGCTGTGGCTGTGGGGGCGCGAGGTGACGGACGTACGGCAGGGCATGTCGGCGCCGGTCGCCGGTGACATGGCGGCGGTGGGGCGGCCGCCGGAGGTGCGGCTGCCGCCCGCGCTCAAGCCGCTCGGGGAGGCCGCTCCGCAGCGCATCGACATCCCGGCGATGGGGGTGCAGGCGCCGGTCGTGTCCCGCGGGCTCGATCCGCAGGGAGCCGTCGATCCGCCGCCCTACGACCAGCCGGGCGTGGTCGGCTGGTACGCGCGCGGGGCGAAGCCCGGGGCGGCCGGGACCGCGCTGTTCGTGGGGCACGTCGACACCGAGACCCGGCCCGCGGTCTTCTACCGGCTCAGCTCGCTGCGACCCGGCGAGACGGTCCGGGTGATCCGCGACGACGGCACGGTCGCGGTGTTCAGCGTGGAGGACGTCCGGGTCCTCGCACGCGACCGCTTCGATGCCCAACAGGCTTACGGGCCACGGCAGTCGGGCCGGCCCGAGCTGCGGCTCATCACCTGTGGCGGCACGTTCGACCGGGCCACCCGCACCTATTCGGCGAACGTCGTGGCCTCCGCGTACCTGAGCGGCACGGGGATGTGAAGGCGCCCGGGGCGGGCACCTGGCCCGGCCGACGGCCCGCTCCCCCCGGAGCCGCCGGCCGGGCTGGTCCTCGACCGCGCGCGCACGGGCTGCGGGAGTAACCCGGCGACCAGCGCGGGAGGTTCTGGGGCCAATCCGGGCAGGCCGGATTATGCGATGGGTGATGGTCAAGGGGCCTGGGGCTGGGGCCGTTTGAGGCAACTGTAGAACGGATGAGCGCTGCGGCCTAGAGGCTGTTTGACGCCAGGTCGCCATATCGTGGCGCAGAGTGATCCGTGCAGGTCGCGGCCGGATTTGTTCGTGATACTCACCGAGTTCGCGGATACGGCCGTCCGGGCTGTAACAGCTCACCGACAAGGTCCGGGCGATCTCGTGGGCGGTGCGGCGGGTATGTCAGGATTGGTACTTCGGACAGTGCACCCAAGGGGGAGTTGGATGTACGGCAAGAGGGGAGCCGGAACTTGGGCGTCCGTGGCGGTGGCGGGGGCGGCACTGCTGCTCGCCGGGTGTTCCTCCGGGGGCGGCGACGATGACGACGGCGCGGGTGCCAAGGTCACCCAGCAGCCCAGGAGTTCGGACCCGTTCTGGGTCAACCCGTCCGGGAACGCGGCCGAGCAGGTCGCCCGGTATGTGAAGGACGGCCAGAAGGACGACGCCGAGCAGATCCGCAAGATCGCCGAGCAGCCGACCGGCGAGTGGATCGGCCCGGAGAACCCGGAGGCGGAGGCGCGCGGCTTCACCGAGGCCGCGGAGAAGGCGAACCGGTCCGCGATCCTCGTCCTCTACAACATCCCGCACCGCGACTGCGGCCAGTTCTCGCAGGGCGGCGCCGCGGACGGCGACGCCTACAAGGCGTGGATCGACGGGGTCGCCCAGGGAATCGGCGACCGGCCGGCCACGGTGATCCTGGAGCCGGACGCGATCCTGCATCTGGTCAACCAGTGCACGCCGGCCGAGTTCCAGGAGGAGCGCTACTTCCTCCTCAAGAACGCCGTCGGCAAGCTCAAGTCCCTGAAGAACACGAAGGTGTACCTGGACGCGGGCAACGCGGGCTGGGGCCACCCCGACCAGATCTTCCAGCCGCTGCAGCAGGCGGGCATCGACCAGGCCGACGGCTTCTCGGTCAACGTCTCCAACTTCTACTCGACCAAGGACTCCATCGCGTACGGCAAGCAGCTGTCCGCGAAGGTCGGCAACAAGCACTTCGTGATCGACACCAGCCGCAACGGCAACGGGCCGTACACGGGCGGCAAGGCCGACGAGAACTGGTGCAACCCGCCGGGCCGCGCGCTCGGCGAGGAACCGACCACCAGGACCGACGACGCGCTCGTGGACGCCTACCTGTGGGTCAAGCGGCCGGGCGAGTCGGACGGCACGTGCAAGGGCGGGCCCAAGGCGGGGCAGTGGTGGGCGGATTACGCCCTCAAGCTGGCCAAGTCCAGCAAATAGCCGACTACTTGCTACGTGACTGGGGGCGCCCTCCGAAGCGGAGGGCGCCCCCAGTCACGTAACAACTAGCTCTGTATCACGGCACCTTCACCCACTGCGCCTTACTCGGCGTCCCCTGGTCGTCCGTCACGAAGAGCATGTACCAGCCGGACTCCACCAGGTTCCGGTTCTTCGGCAGGGTGACCTTGATGCCGTCCTTCGTCTTCTTGAGGTCCAGTGCGATGGACCGCTGGTCGACGTCGGTGACATGCGTGGACGCGCTCGGCCGGATCAGCCGGGCCGTCGTGATCGACGAGGCGTGCGCCGAGGTGAACGTCGCCGAGCCGCCGCGGGCAACCGTCTTCGGGCCGCCGGAGAGCGAGGGCCGCGAGTCCCGGTAGAGGTACGGCGGGGTGTAGATCTCGATGCGCTGCTCGAACACGCCGGGCTTGGTGTCGGCCTTGTCGGCGTAGAGCGCGTCGGAGCCGAAGAACATCACGCGGCCGTCGGGCAGCAGGATCGAGCCCGAGTGGTAGTTGCGGCCCACCAGCGGGTCGGCGACCTGCTTGAAGGTGTTCGACTTCGCGTTGTAGATCCGCGCCTGGAGGATGTTGGAGTCGCCGCGGCCGCGGTAGTCCTCGGAGCCGCCCGACACCAGCACGGTGTCGTCGGGCAGGATCGAGTACTGCGGGTAGCGGGTGCCCTTCTCCAGCTCGGGCCCGTCCACGAACTTCGGGTCGTTCGACTTGAGGTCGATGAGCCGGGTCTTCCTGCTCGACTTGTCGGACTCGCCGACCCCGCCACCGCCGATCACCATGTACTTCTCGTCCTGCGCGGGCGGCAGCAGCACCGTGCCGGACGTCTCCAGCCGGTCCGGGTCGCTCATGCCCTTGAGCTTGGTGAACTTGTTGGTGTCCAGGTCCCAGATGCCCGGGTCGCGGCCCACGTCGTCCGGCCCGTAGCCCGCGTTGGAGCCCGAGTAGAACAGCTCGCCGTTCTGCATCAGGGAGATCGCCGGGTACGTCGGGAACTGGCGGATGCCCTTGGTGTACGTCCACTTCCTGGTCTTCGGGTCGAACACCTCGTTCTTGCCCGGGACCAGCTGGCCGATCTCGTCGAGCCCGGACAGGGAGAGGACCTTGCCGTCCGACAGGGTGGTGAGCGTCGGGTACCAGCGGGCCTCGTTCATCGGGTCGACCTTGATGTACTTCTCGGCGACCGGGTCGAACTCGTAGGCGTCGCGGATGCCTTGGAAGTCCTTCTTGTCCAGGGCGAGCTTCTGTGCGATGCCGTAGGTGTTGCGGGCGTCGGTGCCGGTCAGGCCCTGGATCCGGTAGTTGTCCTGGGTGCCCGTCTCGTACTTGGTGCC
Above is a genomic segment from Streptomyces sp. R21 containing:
- a CDS encoding alkaline phosphatase family protein; amino-acid sequence: MSSRISRRSLLLSAAALATAVGPLATAARAAARTPKVLVVGLDGTLLDRIKDADAPSLDALMAAGLTAPSSIYANPLAPTLSGPGWSTIITGVWPDKHNVKDNTFSGARFAQYPDFLTRIETAKPSLSTYAVSSWAPITDTVFSSKVDTRVSTPSAEYDTGTTARAVARLRDGNPDAVFVQLDNVDHAGHSYGAASQQYLDAIHGVDTQVGQLVAAIKSRATYAGEDWLILVTADHGHTDAGGHGGSSWPERQTFLIANGSAVAGGSVRHDVKMPDVAASALAHLGIPVDPAWGLDGRPLQQPSPDDFDALRPQLSTRVDETGIGTGVLGFTHTPPAGWSIDNSAMGGGGVTEWRGWSFTTDEFWTKAQADQQRECNVRARDVFAVADGDEWSDKTPTGTFDSTLISPAYPVTGGTTATLTYTTFYRQESPQQGEVLVSYDGRTPVTVKTYTSDVPSRTETVTLQIPAGATSARVRFRYTGGNNWYWVIDGVKISAA
- a CDS encoding HAD-IIA family hydrolase, with the translated sequence MAERKPIESWLTDMDGVLIHEGVPIPGADAFIKKLRESGRPFLVLTNNSIYTARDLHARLQRMGLDVPVENIWTSALATAKFLEDQRPGGTAYVIGEAGLTTALHDIGYVLTDHEPDYVVLGETRTYSFEAMTKAVRLINNGARFICTNPDETGPSTEGPLPATGAVAALITKATGKQPYFAGKPNPLMMRTGLNAIGAHSETSAMIGDRMDTDVLAGLEAGMETYLVLTGLTTPAEIEKYPYRPSKIVDSIADLVDRI
- a CDS encoding class F sortase; this translates as MSERSERERSSGTARLLMGVAWVVLLLGLWLWGREVTDVRQGMSAPVAGDMAAVGRPPEVRLPPALKPLGEAAPQRIDIPAMGVQAPVVSRGLDPQGAVDPPPYDQPGVVGWYARGAKPGAAGTALFVGHVDTETRPAVFYRLSSLRPGETVRVIRDDGTVAVFSVEDVRVLARDRFDAQQAYGPRQSGRPELRLITCGGTFDRATRTYSANVVASAYLSGTGM
- a CDS encoding glycoside hydrolase family 6 protein, which encodes MYGKRGAGTWASVAVAGAALLLAGCSSGGGDDDDGAGAKVTQQPRSSDPFWVNPSGNAAEQVARYVKDGQKDDAEQIRKIAEQPTGEWIGPENPEAEARGFTEAAEKANRSAILVLYNIPHRDCGQFSQGGAADGDAYKAWIDGVAQGIGDRPATVILEPDAILHLVNQCTPAEFQEERYFLLKNAVGKLKSLKNTKVYLDAGNAGWGHPDQIFQPLQQAGIDQADGFSVNVSNFYSTKDSIAYGKQLSAKVGNKHFVIDTSRNGNGPYTGGKADENWCNPPGRALGEEPTTRTDDALVDAYLWVKRPGESDGTCKGGPKAGQWWADYALKLAKSSK
- a CDS encoding galactose oxidase-like domain-containing protein → MKDGASRRRARRLAIGAAVVLALAGMNGPWLYRFGTEQYHQYKINKPEYKADNGHWDVVDFPEEYRLNTIHAALLHTGKILLIAGSGNNQDNFNAKRFETRIWDPVKKTIKKIPTPADLFCTGHTQLANGNLLIAGGTRRYEKLKGDVTKAGGLMIVHNENPDKPITLPAGTKFSGKKNGKTFVSKDPVLVPRAKKVFDKATGAFLRNDPGLGRIYVEAQKSGTKYETGTQDNYRIQGLTGTDARNTYGIAQKLALDKKDFQGIRDAYEFDPVAEKYIKVDPMNEARWYPTLTTLSDGKVLSLSGLDEIGQLVPGKNEVFDPKTRKWTYTKGIRQFPTYPAISLMQNGELFYSGSNAGYGPDDVGRDPGIWDLDTNKFTKLKGMSDPDRLETSGTVLLPPAQDEKYMVIGGGGVGESDKSSRKTRLIDLKSNDPKFVDGPELEKGTRYPQYSILPDDTVLVSGGSEDYRGRGDSNILQARIYNAKSNTFKQVADPLVGRNYHSGSILLPDGRVMFFGSDALYADKADTKPGVFEQRIEIYTPPYLYRDSRPSLSGGPKTVARGGSATFTSAHASSITTARLIRPSASTHVTDVDQRSIALDLKKTKDGIKVTLPKNRNLVESGWYMLFVTDDQGTPSKAQWVKVP